The Glycine soja cultivar W05 chromosome 3, ASM419377v2, whole genome shotgun sequence genome window below encodes:
- the LOC114407493 gene encoding glucose-1-phosphate adenylyltransferase large subunit 1-like produces the protein MMVASELQGFSMSLGSKKPSFYRDMNLSSSFTGSRVNLLHSKNVASGFPQGKFFSVTQRNTTRRFLATSTLADVANDFMALQSPILTGREASPKTVASIILGGGAGTRLFPLTQRRAKPAVPFGGCYRLVDIPMSNCINSGINKIYVLTQFNSQSLNRHIAQTYNLGGCINFGGGFVEVLAATQTPGESGKKWFQGTADAVRQFLWLFEDADHKNIENILILCGDQLYRMDYMEIVQKHINSCADISVSCLPVDGSRASDFGLVKVDERGQIRQFLEKPKGELLRSMHVDTSIFGLSAQEARKFPYIASMGIYVFKIDVLRKVLRGCYPNANDFGSEVIPMAAKDFNVQACLFNGYWEDIGTIKSFFDANLALMDQRPKFQLYDQSKPIFTCPRFLPPTKMEKCEVINSLISDGCFLKECTVEHSIVGIRSRLDSGVQLKDTMIMGADYYQTEAEIASLLAAGNVPIGIGKNTKIVNCIIDKNARIGNSVIIANKDNVQEADKPTDGFYIRSGITVVLKDSVISNDTII, from the exons ATGATGGTGGCAAGTGAGCTACAAGGATTTTCCATGTCCCTGGGTTCAAAGAAGCCATCCTTTTACCGTGACATGAATCTGTCTTCCTCATTCACTGGTAGCAGAGTGAACTTACTTCATTCAAAGAACGTAGCATCTGGTTTTCCTCAAGGAAAATTCTTTAGTGTTACGCAGAGAAATACAACCAGAAGATTTTTGGCTACTTCTACTCTTGCAGATGTTGCAAATGACTTTATG GCCCTTCAATCACCAATACTTACAGGAAGAGAAGCCAGCCCAAAGACTGTTGCATCGATCATATTAGGTGGTGGAGCTGGAACTCGTCTATTCCCCCTTACTCAAAGAAGGGCTAAACCTGCT GTGCCATTTGGAGGATGCTATAGGCTGGTGGACATACCAATGAGTAATTGTATTAACAGTGGAATTAACAAAATCTACGTCCTTACACAATTTAATTCTCAGTCCCTAAATCGCCACATTGCTCAAACATATAATTTGGGAGGCTGCATCAACTTTGGAGGTGGTTTTGTTGAG GTATTGGCAGCAACTCAGACACCTGGGGAATCAGGAAAGAAGTGGTTTCAGGGTACAGCGGATGCTGTGAGACAATTTCTTTGGTTGTTTGAG GATGCTgatcataaaaatatagaaaacattCTGATATTGTGTGGTGATCAGCTATATCGAATGGATTACATGGAAATTGTACAG AAGCACATTAATTCATGTGCTGATATATCAGTATCTTGTCTCCCAGTGGATGGCAG TCGGGCTTCTGATTTTGGATTAGTGAAGGTTGACGAAAGAGGACAGATACGCCAGTTCCTTGAAAAACCCAAGGGCGAATTGTTAAGATCTATG CATGTAGATACAAGTATTTTTGGACTATCAGCTCAAGAAGCAAGGAAATTTCCATACATTGCATCAATGGGTATATATGTGTTTAAAATAGATGTTCTACGAAAAGTTCTCAG GGGCTGTTATCCTAACGCAAATGATTTTGGATCTGAGGTCATTCCAATGGCTGCAAAAGATTTTAATGTCCAG GCATGTCTTTTCAATGGTTATTGGGAAGATATTGGGACTATAAAATCTTTCTTTGATGCGAACTTGGCTCTTATGGACCAG CGGCCCAAGTTTCAGTTGTATGACCAGTCCAAGCCTATTTTTACTTGTCCTCGGTTCCTACCACCAACTAAAATGGAGAAGTGTGAG GTAATTAACTCTTTGATTTCAGATGGTTGCTTTTTAAAAGAGTGCACAGTTGAACATTCCATTGTGGGAATCCGATCAAGACTTGATTCAGGAGTGCAGCTAAAG GATACCATGATAATGGGTGCTGACTATTACCAAACAGAGGCTGAAATAGCTTCTCTTTTAGCAGCGGGAAATGTTCCAATAGGCATTggaaaaaataccaaaattgt GAATTGTATAATTGACAAAAACGCAAGAATTGGAAACAGCGTAATTATTGCAAACAAAGAC AATGTGCAGGAAGCAGACAAACCAACAGATGGGTTTTATATTCGATCAGGAATCACTGTGGTGTTAAAAGACTCTGTAATAAGCAATGATACAATCATTTAA